In Miscanthus floridulus cultivar M001 chromosome 19, ASM1932011v1, whole genome shotgun sequence, the DNA window CCTtgatagtatggcatacctatactcaagatcaagagaatataaccattttaaccacttgagtcttcaatgtcttcatatgccatttcttctcaatatcacttcataaggggTTGCAAGCATCTTTATCTCATCTATTCGAGCAAACacaccttgagcatgtgacttgaaccatttccatacatatgagttcacctcaaTGGCTTAAAGTCActttcactaatgatttgatcttcaagacaatatgactcctcatagcttgattagttcctcgactcaatgcaagtactctcttcttcaccttagccatggtacctcggtcctcaaGCTATTGCTTGCCCTTCACTTTGgcttagtccctcgaagcccttttcttgctatcttcaccttatcaagccatactcaagtcacatcatattaaggATCCAatgaaaaaccatttcttcaatagtatgatccttgcttgaatatcttctagatatgaatgttgagatcaatcaagctttagtttgattcacataaagacatatgaatcaacatcaatataGTCAAGCCAATTCACAattccttatatcctcttcatCTTGGCTTAACACTCCTAAcactcacttcaatatctatcttcatacttctagcttgatcaaagcaatgcaaagtgattttccaaatctttatccatacaagcaaaccaacatagagaccgacttatatccaatatgagttgtgtcctttgtcatttaaACCTTTGCCTAgtatttcttcacttatgcattcttgactcattcttcaatccttgatcaaagctaatccactatcaaactcttcttgttcatgcaaagcaagccattattgagaccaatccaaaatcatcaactcatgtctcttttaacatttggcaaatatgcttgctttctcatgatactatgatattcctcaacatagaagccatttcatcaactctttgcattgttgtctttctcATGAACTATATTGTTTCTGTGATCTTCCAACACAACAATACACAATTTTAgccttgatttgaacattatgtggaatatcatcaagtttgccttcttgttgaacctatatacacttctcattccacaatccacaagtgtatgcaacaaaCTTAATTTCCtattctacacttagcaaacttgttagacctttaatggtgttgtcattcaattcaccaaaagccactaaagggctagatgcacttatagtaattgacctacaaaagaagatcaattctttttaggtacctaaacttgcttgggtccttgaaggttagttaccaaggtctttggtactcaaatggccttcttctttgggcccacaattggtgtaccaatgaacttagcattcacaccattggcacccttaacaagcatgtaataagaatcaaatctaattgaggatacaataggttGCTTGTTATTGTTAgttttgcaatattgctctacatgcccaacttgcttgtatctattgcataatcgaccattgcccttcacaaatcTAGCTTTAGGAGTGATAAAGGCCGTCTTGCCTTTtttaggggtatagcctaatccctctttgttgagaaaaaaacttttggctacccaagcactttagcaagcgagcatctccaccataggcattgcctaaggtacGAGTGAGTTCATTCACCtctttcttgagggtctcattttccaccattagtgaggcatcacaagtgaaaccatcactcaaaggtgaagtagaagtggtagtgctacaagaagggttagtgggaacaacaacaatgggcttataaaaacattcatcaagaatatcacatgttagtcccacatcacaagtcacaatcacttgctccttcttggcttcctccttcttgacttgcttgaggagagaggagtgagctcttTCAAGCTTAGTGTGTCATTGCtaagctcctcatggtcttcccttagactctcatgagaagcattgaTCTCATCAAAGGATCGCTTGAGAGCTTTAAACTATTtccacaattctttgcactcctttctcttcatctcaagacATGTGTGGGCATTTTCCAACATGTCTATGAGAGTCTCATtggagtcctcatcatcatcatcgccatcactcctacaatcatcactttcatcatattttatcttggtggtctttgccatgaggcatgttgatgaagTGTCGAAGATGAAAAGATTGTTGTTGATGGCTATGCTTGCAAGTGCTTTCTTCTTggatttcttatcatcatcacttgagtcatcatccTCCAAAGAAATATCACTATCCCATGTTGCCACATAGCAACCACCCTTCCTCTTCTTTAGGAAGGTCATCTTtttctccttctctttcttttccttcttctccttctttttcttcttcttcttcttctcatcctcatcattgtcactattgtagggacaattcgcTACAACATGATCCGGGCTCTTGCAAtcgtagcatcttctcacatattctttgctcttgttgttgtctcttctctttctagcaccatagcccttcttcttcatgaatcttcCAAACTTGCACACAAAAAGAGCCatgacctcatcatcaatgtcactagcatcttcatcatcacttgattctttcttggacttgcccttgttcttggatgatgagcttgccttgaatgctacactcctcttcttcttgttttcatcttccttcttctcatccttgtcaacccctccctttccacacggtatgtctcttgtgtcatgacatcacctagtacttggttaggggtatgctccttcaatcctccccttatgatgagcaatctcaacatctcaaatcttggaggtaagcacatcaagaactaaTGAGACACATCATCAactttgatcttctctcccaaggccttcaactcattgacaatcacttgcaatgtATGGTACATcttcagaatgctctcatcatccttcatcttgaagcttgtcaacttgtccttgagaatgtatagcttggcactcttaatcgtcggtgtgccctcataggtctccttcaatctcttccacacctcactagCTCTATCAAGATCCTTGATTTGCTCTAACACTTTTGAATCAAtagcattgtagatggtgttgagaacCATTGTGGTGTTGAGaaccattgtattgcattgcttgtttgccttgtcttggttggtgagattggtgGGATCAATAATTGCAAAGTCATTCTcagtcacatcccacacttgatcattgaatgaaccaagatacatcttcatctttctcttccaataatcatagcatgtgccatcaaagaatggtggtttgccccgcACATGATTGAACACAACTTAAGCCATctttttgacaccgaggttgttaagccttcaatcaaacggtgaccatggctccgataccacttgaaaggtcctaatatggctagagggggagtgaatagcctatttaaaattctacaaagcaCTAAGGCAaattgattagtaagacaaacgacacaatgcaattttgctctagctctataagggtcaCAAtccacctatcccaacaattctagttgctatgatcactagcacACACAAAGGCTAAGTCACTGCTCACTAAGCTAGTTTGCTCTCAcgggctaactaaagagccacactaaccaaactaacaagctctcaaagactagctacactaaagagcttgacaactagtttgtaggAAAGTAAAGGagagagtagggtgattatactgccgcgtcgagggatgaaccaatcacaagttGAATaccaatcaatcaccgggagaaatccaagagacaagttacacaccaattttctcccgaggctcATGTGCTTActagcacgctagtccccgttgtgtcgaccaacacttggtggttcggtggctaataggtatcacacacctagcccaccacaagaggtgccgcaagaacctacccataagggaggtaactcaatgacatgagcaatttactagagctaccttgtggctcttcgccggggaaggtgcaagacccctcacaatcaccagagccggccacgaacaatcaccaacacgtgccaaagctcctccgctgctccaagccttctaggtggcggcaaccaccaagagaaataagaaatccgcagccacaacgatccccaaatgccactagatgcaatcactcaagcaaatgcacttggaatcactcccaatctcactatgatgataaatcaatgatggagatgagtgagaggtatttgcttaggctcacaaggatgtcaagtatgtcaaagtgccaagataGTGAGCCCCAAGCCGGTACCTTCCTATTTATAGAACCCAAGACTCAAAGAGCCGTTGGGCACTATCGGGCTAACTGAACGCACTGACCGGACTCATCCCAGTGTCCGATCGGCCAGCGTCTAGTCGCACTGATGGCCGCCACGTGTCCTCATTCAAACCTTAGCCATCGGATCCCAATGGTCACTTAACGTTCAACGCCATAGTCAATGAGTGTCCGGACGCGTCGCTCTAGTGACCGGACTCCAAGCCTCTCAGTGTTAGATCGActccagaaaggttctagagccgaTAAAAGCTGACCGGATGCGCCTGGTCGAAGGTGACCTGACGCACCTCAGTGTCCGGTCTCCATTGGCCTCCTCTCTGCGTGCATTATGTCAGCATACGTAAACATATTGTTTTACTCCTGCGCGTCTGGTCGCTTCATTGCTCCTGCGTCCGATCGCGCCACCGAGCGCTGCGCATCCACTGCTGTGCGTGACCGGACGTGACCCCGCGTTAGGTCCAACATCCGATCACGTTCCCTGCGCTCTCGGCCAATGCTGCGTCACCTCGCTATAAATGACCAGACGCactagggtgagtccggtcaccccgcggccagcgtccggtcgtggatTTTcagctccttttctttttccaagtcCACAATCACTTCGCCCTTGCTTCCCACTTGCTAATCACAaggtgtagaacttgtgtgcacgtgtgttagtatttttaaagcattttacaagggtcaaagttagcacactaggttacTAAATGCATAttcaagaatcatgtcacctagtggcactcgataaaccgtttagccaaagatttcctctctttatagtatggctattgatcctaaatcactcacaccctctatggtgtcttgagtgcaaacaaaaaatggctcctattattatacctttgccttgatcccatttttgtttttctctttcttcttttccaaatgtgaagcacttgatcatctcttttgtggccatcaccttcaccatgaccatctTCTAGCTTCACCGCTTGGGTTGGACCACCTTATCCAATTCACACACTTAGAACAAAGGTttgtcctaggtttcatcaattaaccaaaatcaaactagggctttcacttgggtagcctctaagtcaaggcctccaTCGTGGTTCCGATCCCGTAGTGGGTGGAATCGTACATGTATCTCGTCGAGCCATACGTGGACGGTGAGTTGTCGTGCTGGCTGTTACCGCTTGGGTGGTATTGTCTTTTCCCTACGGTGTGATAGAGATGGCGTCTGACTGGACCGAGGTGAccgctgtcccctcggtccttgtgaGGTCAATGCGGCATGCCTCTCGTGTCAGAGTTGGTACTCTTGGCGGGACTTGGTCGCTTTTCGTCTCTCCTAGTGGTCGTGGTGGAGAGATCGCGAGCTGTTGCCTCGGTGCGTGGCCAAGGCAGGGGGAGAGGTTGTGGTAGGCCTTGGTGTCGTCACTTGGCCTGTCCTTCGCAGTATAATTGGGCCTCGGTCGTTTGGTCTTATACTGCTGGCGTATTCGGCGTACCaactaatcgatgccttgaga includes these proteins:
- the LOC136525489 gene encoding protein PXR1-like, which translates into the protein MALFVCKFGRFMKKKGYGARKRRDNNKSKEYVRRCYDCKSPDHVVANCPYNSDNDEDEKKKKKKKKEKKEKKEKEKKMTFLKKRKGGCYVATWDSDISLEDDDSSDDDKKSKKKALASIAINNNLFIFDTSSTCLMAKTTKIKYDESDDCRSDGDDDDEDSNETLIDMLENAHTCLEMKRKECKELWK
- the LOC136525490 gene encoding uncharacterized protein — encoded protein: MKMYLGSFNDQVWDVTENDFAIIDPTNLTNQDKANKQCNTMVLNTTMVLNTIYNAIDSKVLEQIKDLDRASEVWKRLKETYEGTPTIKSAKLYILKDKLTSFKMKDDESILKMYHTLQVIVNELKALGEKIKVDDVSH